In Topomyia yanbarensis strain Yona2022 chromosome 2, ASM3024719v1, whole genome shotgun sequence, one DNA window encodes the following:
- the LOC131678245 gene encoding uncharacterized protein LOC131678245, whose product MPPAASSTKKSPSLKQLTTRLKDTQASLLDIWNFIEDFKEDSTVSQVNVRLEKLDELWERFSETLVEIKSHDDFTAEEEAYGKERREFNNRYYEAKSFLMDKVKEREECPALEQSTRGFDTSVHGALDHVRLPQIRLQRFNGDIDDWLSFRDLFTSLIHWKADLPEVEKFHYLKGCLQGEPKNLIDPLKITKANYQVAWEMLLKRYNNSKQLKKRQVQSLLALPTLSKESVGELHALLEGFERVVQTLDQVIQPADYKDLLLVNILTARLDPVTRRGWEEFSAANEQDILADLTDFLHRRVRVLESLPSKPMDTRGVQQPNQLPKQKPPQLRINSNTAQASVGRCAACSSNHPLFQCSTFQRLSVSDRDAILKTHSLCRNCFRTGHQAKDCQSKYSCRNCKGRHHTLVCFKSGRERDTNGSTDNSSSSKEPSTSTSSQVANMAATNISTCNAAHESSSQVLLATAVVMVEDDEGNQYPARALLDSGSESNFITERLCQRLKVTRDKVDISVLGIGQAATRVKHTIRAMVRSRISKFSRDLGFLVLPKVSVNLPTSTIKIDAWSIPNGIELADPTFFESKGVDMVLGIENFFDFFETGRRISLGEQQPTLNHSVFGWVVCGGVFSTLDSLHINCNVASTEGLDALMERFWASEDIGSSKAYSLEENRCEELFQQTVRREEDGRYTVALPKNEDVLLRLGESRDIAFRRLQGTERRLARDAKLREQYNAFMEEYLRLGHMRKVEQATLSSVRRCYLPHHPVVKEASTTTKVRVVFDASCKTSSGVSLNDVLLVGPVIQDDLRSIVLRCRTRQIMLVSDVEKMFRQINLRPEDRPLQCILWRAPPGEEVEVYELNTVTYGTKPAPFLATRTLKQLATVEEG is encoded by the coding sequence ATGCCGCCAGCTGCATCGTCTACAAAGAAGTCACCGTcgttgaagcagttgactacaaGGTTGAAAGATACGCAGGCTTCGCTGCTTGATATCTGGAATTTTATCGAGGATTTTAAGGAAGATTCAACGGTATCCCAGGTGAATGTGCGACTGGAGAAGTTAGATGAGTTATGGGAGAGATTTAGTGAGACGTTGGTGGAGATCAAATCCCATGACGATTTCACTGCGGAGGAGGAGGCATATGGCAAGGAAAGGCGAGAGTTCAACAACCGGTATTATGAAGCCAAATCCTTTCTGATGGACAAGGTTAAGGAGAGGGAAGAGTGCCCAGCATTGGAACAGTCTACGCGAGGATTTGATACATCGGTGCATGGTGCGTTGGACCACGTGCGCCTGCCTCAAATAAGGCTGCAGAGATTCAACGGGGACATCGATGATTGGTTGAGCTTTCGAGATCTATTCACCTCCCTCATACATTGGAAGGCCGATCTTCCGGAGGTGGAGAAGTTCCACTATTTAAAAGGATGTCTTCAAGGGGAGCCTAAGAACTTGATCGACCCTTTGAAGATAACCAAGGCGAACTACCAAGTAGCATGGGAAATGCTGCTCAAACGCTACAATAACAGCAAGCAGCTGAAAAAGCGACAAGTTCAGTCGTTGTTAGCGTTACCTACGCTCTCCAAGGAATCCGTCGGTGAATTACATGCACTCTTGGAAGGTTTCGAACGTGTTGTGCAAACACTTGACCAGGTGATCCAGCCAGCTGACTACAAGGACCTTTTGCTGGTAAACATCCTTACAGCACGTCTCGATCCGGTGACTCGAAGAGGATGGGAAGAGTTTTCGGCGGCTAATGAGCAGGATATCCTAGCAGACCTTACGGACTTTCTTCATCGACGCGTTCGTGTTTTGGAGTCACTTCCATCAAAGCCCATGGACACTAGGGGTGTCCAGCAGCCTAATCAACTTCCAAAACAGAAGCCGCCGCAATTACGTATCAATTCCAATACAGCTCAAGCGTCTGTGGGACGCTGTGCGGCCTGCTCATCCAATCATCCGCTCTTCCAGTGTAGTACGTTCCAACGATTATCGGTGTCTGATAGAGACGCCATATTGAAGACGCACTCTCTTTGTCGGAACTGTTTCCGGACAGGCCATCAAGCCAAGGATTGCCAATCGAAGTACTCGTGCCGGAACTGCAAGGGACGCCATCATACCTTGGTCTGCTTCAAATCAGGAAGAGAAAGGGATACGAATGGGTCAACGGACAATTCGTCATCCAGTAAGGAACCGTCTACTTCAACTTCCTCCCAAGTGGCTAACATGGCAGCCACCAACATTTCAACATGTAATGCTGCGCACGAATCTTCCTCCCAGGTCCTACTGGCTACTGCGGTCGTCATGGTGGAAGACGATGAAGGTAACCAGTATCCAGCACGTGCTCTTTTAGACTCGGGGTCTGAGAGCAACTTTATCACGGAACGATTGTGTCAGCGTTTGAAGGTGACTCGAGATAAGGTGGACATCTCGGTTCTTGGCATTGGTCAAGCGGCAACAAGGGTCAAGCACACGATTCGAGCTATGGTACGTTCGCGGATTTCCAAGTTCTCGCGAGATTTGGGATTTTTGGTACTCCCCAAGGTTTCGGTTAACCTTCCCACATCAACAATCAAAATTGATGCATGGTCAATCCCAAATGGGATCGAACTGGCCGATCCCACCTTTTTCGAATCCAAAGGGGTGGATATGGTTCTCGGAATCGAGAACTTCTTCGATTTCTTCGAGACAGGAAGACGGATCTCGCTGGGAGAACAGCAACCAACACTAAATCACTCAGTGTTCGGTTGGGTTGTTTGCGGTGGTGTGTTTAGTACGCTGGATTCACTTCACATTAACTGCAACGTAGCTTCAACTGAAGGTTTAGACGCATTGATGGAACGCTTTTGGGCCAGCGAGGATATCGGATCTAGCAAGGCTTATTCCCTGGAGGAAAATCGTTGTGAGGAGCTGTTTCAGCAAACCGTTCGGCGCGAAGAAGATGGTCGGTACACAGTCGCACTTCCCAAAAATGAAGACGTCCTTCTCCGGCTAGGCGAGTCAAGGGACATCGCCTTCCGACGCCTTCAGGGAACGGAACGCAGGTTGGCAAGGGATGCCAAGTTGCGTGAGCAGTATAACGCTTTCATGGAGGAATATCTTCGGTTGGGCCACATGCGGAAGGTCGAGCAAGCTACTCTAAGCTCGGTGCGACGGTGCTATCTTCCGCACCATCCGGTGGTAAAAGAGGCAAGTACCACCACCAAGGTGCGAGTAGTCTTCGATGCATCCTGTAAAACTTCTTCAGGGGTGTCGTTGAATGATGTGTTGCTGGTTGGGCCAGTAATACAAGACGACTTACGGTCCATAGTCCTGCGGTGTCGAACTCGACAAATAATGCTAGTTTCCGATGTTGAGAAAATGTTCCGCCAGATCAACCTCCGTCCGGAAGATAGACCGCTTCAGTGCATCTTATGGCGTGCACCTCCAGGAGAGGAGGTTGAGGTTTACGAGTTAAATACCGTCACGTATGGAACCAAGCCAGCGCCGTTTCTAGCCACCAGAACGCTGAAACAGTTGGCAACGGTGGAGGAAGGATGA
- the LOC131678246 gene encoding uncharacterized protein LOC131678246: MDDVITGSDDVETALEMRFQLDKMMSRGGFKLRKWASNCSKVLDDISPEDLAIRDSEEVSLDPTASVKTLGLTWLPKPDVLRFQFNIPELEEDTKLSKRQILSVIATLFDPLGLLGAAITTAKIFMQRLWTLQDENGGKLEWDQPLPSTVGEVWKKYHAQLPLFNTISIERCVIIPRAISVEIHCFSDASEKAFGACLYLRSQNSSKKVLVRLLTSKSKVSPLKCQTIPRLELCGALLAAQLYEKVQDSIKMKLKTYFWTDSTCVLRWLRATPTTWVTYVANRVAKIQSITEGCFWGHVPGVENPADLISRGISPEDILENNFWWNGPNWLEADPTRYPKQPENSAEIGEEERRHTIVANSAASLAAFNEDYFKRFASYTDVIHRTAYWLRLIKLLRKPRHERRDGSFLSTAELREAEYTLIRRVQEEMFAEEWKALRKGQHMPAKSPLRWYNPYLSKDGIIRVGGRISKSEEADDAKHPIPLPARHVFTRMLLKHYHERLLHAGPQLLLGTVRLRYWPLGGRDVVRQIVHKCLRCFRAKPTRIQQFMGELPASRVTVSRPFSRAGVDYFGPVYLRPALRRPAVKAYVALFICLCTKAVHLELVSDLSTDRFLQALRRFVARRGKCTDIFSDNGTNFVGARNNCESSLCY; this comes from the coding sequence ATGGACGATGTCATCACAGGATCAGACGACGTTGAAACGGCGCTGGAAATGCGATTTCAACTGGACAAGATGATGTCGAGGGgaggtttcaaactaagaaAATGGGCTTCCAATTGCTCCAAGGTGCTGGACGATATCTCACCCGAAGATTTGGCAATTAGAGATTCCGAGGAGGTTTCTCTAGATCCAACGGCTTCCGTAAAAACTCTAGGCCTAACATGGCTGCCAAAACCCGATGTGCTAAGGTTCCAATTCAACATTCCGGAGTTGGAAGAGGATACCAAGCTTTCGAAGCGTCAGATCTTGTCAGTTATTGCTACATTATTTGACCCATTGGGGTTGCTAGGAGCAGCTATCACTACGGCAAAAATATTTATGCAGCGTCTGTGGACACTTCAAGATGAAAATGGTGGAAAACTGGAATGGGATCAGCCACTACCTTCCACGGTGGGTGAGGTTTGGAAGAAGTACCATGCTCAACTACCATTATTCAACACGATTAGTATCGAACGCTGCGTGATCATACCAAGAGCAATATCGGTTGAAATACACTGCTTTTCTGACGCTTCAGAGAAGGCTTTTGGAGCATGCCTGTATCTGCGGAGCCAGAACTCAAGCAAGAAAGTTTTGGTACGGCTTCTCACTTCAAAATCGAAGGTTTCCCCGCTCAAATGCCAAACTATCCCACGGCTAGAGCTATGCGGTGCACTCTTAGCAGCTCAGCTTTACGAAAAGGTACAAGATTCCATCAAAATGAAGCTAAAAACCTACTTCTGGACGGATTCCACGTGTGTACTACGTTGGCTTCGAGCCACTCCAACAACATGGGTCACCTACGTTGCCAATCGTGTAGCAAAAATACAATCCATCACCGAAGGATGCTTCTGGGGACACGTGCCTGGAGTCGAAAATCCAGCAGACCTGATTTCCAGGGGAATATCGCCAGAAGACATCTTGGAAAATAATTTCTGGTGGAATGGACCGAATTGGTTGGAAGCGGACCCGACAAGATATCCAAAACAACCGGAGAACTCAGCCGAAATCGGAGAAGAAGAAAGACGACACACTATCGTGGCGAATTCTGCTGCATCACTGGCCGCGTTCAACGAGGACTACTTTAAACGGTTTGCATCTTACACCGACGTGATTCACCGGACTGCGTATTGGCTGCGGTTGATTAAGCTTCTTCGTAAACCCAGGCACGAGCGAAGGGATGGTTCCTTCCTCTCTACCGCTGAACTTCGAGAAGCAGAATACACGCTAATCAGACGAGTACAAGAGGAAATGTTCGCCGAAGAGTGGAAGGCGTTGCGGAAAGGCCAGCATATGCCAGCGAAATCTCCGTTACGATGGTATAACCCATATTTATCCAAGGACGGAATTATCAGAGTAGGTGGTCGAATCAGCAAATCCGAAGAAGCTGACGATGCCAAACATCCAATTCCTTTACCCGCTCGTCATGTTTTCACTCGTATGCTATTGAAGCATTACCACGAGCGCCTTCTACACGCAGGTCCCCAGCTTCTATTGGGTACGGTAAGGTTGCGTTATTGGCCTTTAGGAGGGAGAGACGTCGTTAGACAGATCGTCCACAAATGTCTACGATGTTTTCGTGCTAAGCCAACCAGAATTCAGCAATTCATGGGGGAGCTGCCAGCATCCAGAGTTACAGTATCACGTCCATTCTCCCGAGCTGGCGTCGATTATTTCGGTCCAGTTTATCTTCGACCAGCACTGCGACGGCCCGCTGTGAAAGCCTATGTCGCGCTTTTCATTTGCCTGTGTACCAAGGCCGTTCATCTAGAGCTTGTTTCGGATTTGTCAACTGATCGGTTCCTTCAAGCTTTACGACGATTTGTCGCGAGACGAGGGAAATGTACCGACATATTTTCGGATAACGGCACTAACTTCGTCGGGGCTAGGAACAATTGCGAGAGTTCCTTATGCTATTAA